From the genome of Leptolyngbya iicbica LK, one region includes:
- a CDS encoding aromatic ring-hydroxylating dioxygenase subunit alpha, which translates to MVALPSQSGADLTVAAGGRQDVRSLGPNPNHWYVVARSAEVTDQPLGATFWGEAIVLYRDTEGHIQALEDRCPHRQVKLSEGEVTDGELECIYHGWRFDAAGQCSHVPYLADHQKLPSCQLKTYPVQDLNGFVWLFPGDRDQLERENIQPMGLPEWEHINYIASFTVIDVESHYSFLIENLMDMYHGRLHDDLQAWANPVLDTLEATDQRVDVLYNAQSYYRIDKIWSVSQLFIPALRQLHPEELRVSYVYPHWVSTLGQDFKICCLFCPISPTHTRAYLIHFTSLKRFHRLHKLPMAFRRFVKNRLFNAAQGLLAGLVKQDVLMLEQEQVAYLKNPDYKGPELNRALINVQKLIRQQAQQD; encoded by the coding sequence ATGGTTGCTTTGCCCTCTCAATCTGGTGCTGATCTGACGGTTGCGGCGGGTGGTCGCCAAGATGTGCGATCGCTCGGTCCCAACCCCAACCATTGGTACGTGGTCGCGCGATCGGCAGAAGTCACCGACCAACCGCTGGGCGCCACCTTTTGGGGGGAAGCGATCGTGCTGTATCGCGATACCGAAGGGCACATTCAAGCACTGGAAGATCGCTGTCCTCATCGCCAGGTCAAGCTCAGCGAGGGCGAAGTCACCGATGGCGAGCTGGAATGCATTTATCACGGCTGGCGCTTTGACGCAGCGGGGCAGTGCAGCCACGTTCCTTACCTGGCCGACCATCAAAAGCTGCCGAGTTGTCAGCTCAAAACCTATCCTGTTCAAGATTTGAATGGGTTTGTGTGGCTATTTCCTGGCGATCGCGATCAGCTCGAACGGGAGAACATTCAACCGATGGGCCTGCCGGAGTGGGAGCACATCAACTACATCGCCAGCTTTACCGTCATCGATGTGGAGTCCCATTACTCATTTCTCATCGAAAACTTGATGGACATGTACCACGGGCGCTTGCACGACGACCTGCAAGCCTGGGCTAATCCTGTGCTCGACACCTTAGAAGCGACCGACCAGCGGGTCGATGTGCTCTACAACGCCCAGAGCTACTACCGCATCGACAAAATTTGGTCGGTCTCCCAGCTCTTTATCCCGGCCCTGCGTCAGCTGCACCCTGAAGAGTTGCGCGTCAGTTATGTCTATCCCCACTGGGTCTCGACTCTGGGGCAAGATTTCAAAATCTGCTGCCTCTTTTGCCCCATTAGCCCCACCCACACCCGCGCCTACCTGATCCATTTCACGTCACTCAAGCGGTTCCATCGGCTGCACAAATTGCCCATGGCCTTTCGTCGCTTTGTCAAAAATCGCTTGTTTAATGCAGCGCAGGGGCTACTCGCCGGTCTCGTGAAGCAAGATGTGCTGATGCTGGAACAAGAGCAGGTCGCCTATCTCAAAAATCCTGACTACAAAGGCCCAGAGCTGAATCGTGCCCTGATCAACGTACAAAAGCTAATTCGCCAGCAAGCTCAGCAAGATTAA
- a CDS encoding REP-associated tyrosine transposase: MPRRPRAVSPGHYYHLYNRGNNRQIIFFERANYLFFLQQFRHYVATATVHVVAYCLMPNHYHFLIYLRAADLDAAMRRLTLSYTNAINRRYDCCGSLFQGRFQTLPVDRDDYLLHLTRYIHLNPVKAGLVAHPAEWEFSSYVDYVELRAGTLPQREAVLAQAGSVTTYRQFVEQDSPPDRSIQHLMFD, translated from the coding sequence ATGCCCAGACGCCCGCGAGCCGTGAGCCCCGGCCACTACTACCACCTCTACAATCGCGGCAACAATCGGCAAATTATCTTCTTTGAGCGGGCCAACTATCTGTTCTTTTTGCAGCAGTTTCGCCATTACGTCGCCACCGCCACGGTTCACGTCGTCGCTTACTGCCTCATGCCCAATCACTACCACTTTTTGATTTACTTGCGAGCCGCCGACCTCGACGCCGCCATGCGACGCCTCACCCTGTCCTACACCAACGCCATCAACCGCCGCTACGATTGCTGCGGCAGTCTGTTTCAGGGGCGGTTTCAGACCTTGCCCGTCGATCGCGATGACTATTTGCTGCACTTGACGCGCTACATTCACCTCAATCCCGTGAAAGCGGGGCTGGTGGCGCATCCCGCCGAGTGGGAGTTTTCAAGCTATGTAGACTATGTCGAGCTGCGGGCGGGCACTTTACCGCAACGGGAAGCCGTGCTGGCACAGGCGGGTTCCGTCACCACCTATCGGCAATTCGTCGAGCAGGACAGTCCGCCCGATCGCTCCATCCAGCACTTGATGTTTGATTAA
- a CDS encoding ABC transporter ATP-binding protein, translated as MAQVVLENLYKTFVGQSRAQSSEDGETAAEQAVLRRINLKVPDGEFMVLVGPSGCGKSTLLRLISGLEEITAGNIWVGDRQVNQLPPKQRDIAMVFQSYALYPHLTVYDNLAFGLRRMGGSRAQLLAEPSDAPVNAELDANQQLQQALANRTRWQTALSGATRRLPKGLRYLAPADKLIDQRVRSVAQMLQIDSLLNRLPRQLSGGQKQRVALGRAIARNPQVFLMDEPLSNLDAKLRTETRAQIVNLQRQLGITTIYVTHDQVEAMTMGDRIAVMNAGQIQQCSTPLELYRRPANRFVAAFIGSPPMNFLPVQVQAPLLVSHPDFRLTLPGEWEDTLKPYDGQAAILGVRPEHFTLSSPAPKNLQVHVRRIEALGSETYLAVQFGADTLQVRVEPDRTFEIGEELWLAIAPDKVHLFDATTDTALFP; from the coding sequence GTGGCGCAGGTTGTCCTAGAAAATTTGTACAAAACCTTTGTGGGGCAAAGTCGGGCGCAGTCGAGTGAGGACGGCGAAACGGCGGCGGAACAGGCCGTGCTGCGGCGCATCAATCTGAAAGTGCCGGATGGCGAATTTATGGTGCTGGTGGGGCCGTCGGGCTGCGGCAAAAGCACCCTGCTGCGCTTGATTTCGGGGTTGGAAGAAATTACGGCGGGCAATATTTGGGTGGGCGATCGCCAGGTGAACCAACTGCCGCCCAAGCAGCGGGACATTGCCATGGTGTTCCAAAGTTATGCGCTGTATCCGCACCTGACGGTGTACGACAATCTCGCGTTTGGTCTGCGACGCATGGGGGGTAGTCGCGCCCAGCTCTTAGCCGAGCCGAGTGATGCCCCTGTGAATGCGGAACTCGACGCCAATCAGCAATTGCAACAAGCGCTGGCCAACCGCACCCGTTGGCAAACGGCCCTCTCTGGCGCGACGCGACGCCTGCCCAAAGGATTGCGGTATTTGGCTCCAGCGGACAAGCTGATCGATCAGCGGGTGCGATCGGTCGCCCAAATGCTGCAAATTGATAGTTTGCTGAACCGCTTGCCCCGTCAGCTCTCGGGGGGGCAAAAGCAGCGAGTGGCGTTGGGACGGGCGATCGCCCGCAATCCCCAGGTCTTTTTGATGGATGAGCCGCTGTCGAACTTGGACGCCAAGCTGCGCACGGAAACCCGTGCCCAAATTGTGAACCTGCAACGGCAACTGGGCATCACCACCATTTACGTCACCCACGACCAGGTGGAAGCAATGACCATGGGCGATCGCATCGCGGTGATGAATGCCGGACAAATTCAGCAGTGCTCGACCCCGCTGGAACTGTATCGCCGTCCCGCCAACCGCTTTGTGGCCGCCTTTATTGGCTCGCCGCCGATGAACTTTTTGCCGGTGCAAGTTCAGGCCCCGCTGCTGGTGTCTCATCCGGACTTTCGCCTGACCCTGCCTGGTGAGTGGGAAGACACCCTGAAACCCTACGACGGTCAAGCCGCCATTCTCGGCGTGCGTCCCGAACATTTCACCCTCAGCTCTCCCGCGCCCAAAAACCTGCAAGTCCACGTCCGCCGCATTGAAGCGTTGGGCAGTGAAACTTATTTGGCGGTGCAGTTTGGGGCAGACACTCTGCAAGTCCGGGTGGAGCCCGATCGCACTTTTGAGATTGGGGAAGAGCTGTGGTTGGCGATCGCCCCGGACAAAGTCCACCTCTTCGACGCCACCACCGATACCGCCCTCTTTCCCTAA
- the gyrA gene encoding DNA gyrase subunit A, which produces MADQLNILSSGQVVPTPLHTEVQRSYLEYAMSVIVGRALPDVRDGLKPVHRRILYAMYELGLSPDRPFRKCARVVGDVLGKYHPHGDQAVYDALVRMVQDFSSRYPLLAGHGNFGSVDNDPPAAMRYTETRLAAVSFESLLDNIGEATVDFIDNFDNSQQEPIVLPAQLPNLLLNGSSGIAVGMATNIPPHNLGEVVDGLIALIDRPTLSDERLFELIPGPDFPTGGEIIDAKGVQDAYRTGRGSIPVRGITQLEEVRPGRGRQRRTAIIVTELPYQVNKAGWIEKVADLVNNGRLEGIADIRDESDREGMRVVIELKRETQPEVVLSALYRQTQLQHNFGAIMLALDNGQPQQMSLREMLNAFLNFREQTLVRQYRYDLEKTENRLHIVEGLIRALENLDQLIDILRHAPDGTTAKVSLGEAFELSDRQCDAILAMPLRRLTGLERQNLQTEYDELTAHRDELLRLLNDRNELLKALKKELRSLKKKFGDERRTRIQSEAERQEETEQLAEILAEHKEEDVVLEFSQKGYVRRSTTRAYQRRQARQNDRDRQEFQEEEDPTLQTEAANTAEELLVLTRDGKAFTLTVGEIPQTSRQSKGVPLVNLLPNSAGSDPEAIATHLVLTEAALTHDLVLLTRLGKIKRVPLSDFQNLTGRGLTAVKLKKGDELAFITLVQADEELAIATSGGRLIRFAVNDENLPVMGRTAQGPQALRLRKQESIVGCVRIQQADDCVLMVSAAGFAKRLPIGGIHLGARGGIGTQAFLFKQKTDHLVAIAPSPLNGEMTVVTSQTRCAQIPIDTIPRQGRDTPTNYRLSKFAKGERIETVTLTALVDNETNTASDDDSEE; this is translated from the coding sequence ATGGCGGATCAACTCAACATACTTTCATCTGGGCAGGTCGTGCCGACCCCTCTGCATACTGAGGTGCAGCGCTCCTATCTGGAATACGCCATGAGTGTCATCGTCGGGCGGGCCTTACCCGATGTGCGCGACGGGCTGAAACCCGTGCATCGTCGCATTCTCTACGCCATGTACGAGTTGGGCTTGAGCCCCGATCGCCCCTTTCGTAAATGCGCCCGCGTGGTGGGGGATGTGCTGGGTAAATATCACCCCCACGGTGACCAGGCGGTGTATGACGCCCTGGTGCGCATGGTGCAGGATTTTTCCAGTCGGTACCCGTTGCTGGCGGGGCACGGCAACTTTGGCTCGGTGGACAACGACCCCCCGGCGGCGATGCGTTATACCGAGACGCGCTTGGCCGCCGTCAGTTTTGAGTCGCTGTTGGACAACATTGGCGAGGCGACGGTCGATTTTATCGACAACTTTGACAACTCGCAGCAAGAGCCGATTGTGCTCCCGGCGCAATTGCCGAACCTGTTACTGAATGGCTCGTCGGGCATTGCGGTGGGCATGGCGACCAACATTCCGCCCCACAATCTGGGAGAGGTAGTAGATGGGTTGATTGCGCTGATCGATCGCCCCACCCTCTCTGATGAGCGGTTATTTGAGCTGATCCCTGGCCCGGACTTTCCCACTGGGGGTGAAATCATTGATGCCAAAGGGGTGCAGGATGCCTACCGTACCGGACGCGGCAGCATTCCCGTGCGGGGCATCACCCAACTGGAGGAGGTGCGACCCGGTCGCGGACGACAGCGACGGACGGCGATTATCGTGACGGAGCTGCCGTATCAGGTCAACAAAGCGGGGTGGATTGAGAAGGTCGCCGACCTGGTCAACAACGGTCGCTTAGAGGGCATTGCCGACATTCGGGATGAGAGCGATCGCGAGGGGATGCGCGTCGTCATCGAACTCAAGCGCGAAACGCAGCCGGAAGTGGTGCTCAGTGCGCTGTATCGCCAAACCCAGTTGCAGCATAACTTTGGGGCGATCATGCTGGCTCTGGACAATGGTCAGCCGCAGCAGATGTCGTTGCGAGAGATGCTGAACGCGTTTCTCAACTTTCGCGAGCAAACGCTGGTGCGCCAGTATCGGTATGACCTGGAAAAGACAGAAAACCGCCTGCACATCGTGGAGGGCTTGATTCGGGCGCTGGAAAATCTGGATCAGCTGATTGACATCCTCCGTCATGCGCCGGATGGCACCACGGCTAAGGTGTCGCTGGGAGAGGCCTTCGAGTTAAGCGATCGCCAGTGTGATGCCATTCTCGCCATGCCGTTGCGGCGGTTGACGGGGTTGGAACGGCAGAATCTGCAAACGGAATATGACGAACTCACCGCCCATCGGGATGAACTGTTGCGGTTGCTGAACGATCGCAATGAGTTGCTGAAGGCGCTGAAGAAAGAGCTGCGATCGCTGAAGAAAAAGTTCGGTGATGAGCGGCGTACTCGCATTCAAAGTGAGGCAGAACGTCAGGAAGAAACCGAGCAATTGGCAGAAATTCTCGCGGAACACAAAGAAGAAGACGTTGTGCTGGAATTTAGCCAAAAGGGCTATGTGCGCCGCTCCACCACTCGCGCCTATCAGCGCCGACAGGCCCGTCAAAATGACCGCGATCGCCAGGAATTCCAAGAAGAAGAAGATCCGACGTTGCAGACAGAGGCGGCGAATACTGCCGAAGAGTTGCTGGTGCTGACCCGCGACGGCAAGGCTTTCACCCTCACTGTGGGCGAGATTCCCCAAACGTCGCGTCAGTCTAAAGGGGTGCCGCTGGTCAACCTGTTGCCCAATTCGGCGGGTAGCGACCCGGAGGCGATCGCCACCCATCTGGTGCTCACAGAAGCCGCACTGACCCACGATTTGGTGTTGTTGACCCGGCTTGGCAAAATTAAGCGGGTGCCGCTGTCAGATTTTCAAAATCTGACGGGGCGGGGCCTCACCGCTGTCAAGTTGAAAAAAGGCGACGAACTGGCGTTTATCACGTTGGTGCAGGCCGACGAAGAACTGGCGATCGCCACGTCGGGGGGACGATTGATTCGGTTTGCGGTGAATGATGAGAACTTACCCGTGATGGGCCGCACCGCCCAGGGGCCACAAGCGCTGCGCCTGCGCAAACAAGAGAGCATTGTGGGCTGTGTCCGCATTCAGCAAGCGGATGATTGTGTGTTGATGGTGTCGGCGGCGGGTTTTGCCAAACGACTGCCCATTGGCGGCATTCACCTGGGGGCGCGGGGCGGCATTGGTACTCAGGCGTTCTTGTTCAAGCAAAAGACGGATCATCTGGTGGCGATCGCCCCCAGTCCCCTCAATGGGGAAATGACGGTGGTGACCTCCCAGACCCGCTGTGCGCAAATTCCCATTGATACGATTCCCCGCCAGGGCCGCGACACCCCGACCAATTATCGCCTGAGCAAATTTGCCAAAGGTGAAAGAATTGAGACCGTTACGCTGACCGCCTTGGTTGATAATGAGACCAATACGGCCAGCGATGACGATTCTGAAGAGTAG
- a CDS encoding response regulator, which yields MKTVLIVEDDMINARVFSKILSKRGGFDVKHTEDVAEVMEIARDRQADIILMDVSLSHSLFEGKPVDGIKITQMLKADPVTADLPVILVTAHAMQGDRENFLAQSGADGYISKPVIDHQKFIDDISALMPQS from the coding sequence ATGAAGACCGTTCTCATTGTCGAAGATGACATGATTAACGCCCGTGTGTTTTCGAAGATTTTGTCAAAACGGGGCGGTTTTGACGTTAAACACACGGAAGATGTGGCCGAGGTGATGGAAATCGCACGCGATCGCCAAGCCGATATCATTTTGATGGATGTCTCCTTATCGCACAGTCTGTTTGAGGGCAAGCCCGTCGATGGCATCAAAATCACCCAAATGCTAAAAGCCGATCCGGTCACCGCTGACCTCCCCGTCATTTTGGTCACCGCCCACGCCATGCAGGGCGATCGCGAAAATTTCCTTGCCCAAAGCGGAGCCGATGGCTACATCAGCAAACCCGTGATTGACCATCAAAAGTTTATTGATGACATTTCGGCCCTGATGCCGCAATCATAA
- a CDS encoding creatininase family protein, which translates to MQLHLSTWPEIEAYLQTSQGIIFPIGSTEQHGPTGLIGTDAICAETVARGVGEETGAVIGPTINVGMALHHTAFPGSMSLRPSTLIALIQDYVKPLARYGFERFFFINGHGGNVATLKAAFSETYAHLADLGLENSGRVRCKVANWYMARSVYAIAKELYGHQEGSHATPSEVALTQFAYPDHIKQAELNPQIAPSGYPIYSATDFRQHYPDGRMGSNPALATPEHGQRLYEAAVKELSSDYLQFLAAE; encoded by the coding sequence ATGCAACTCCACCTCTCCACCTGGCCCGAAATCGAAGCCTACCTGCAAACTTCGCAGGGCATTATTTTTCCCATTGGCTCGACCGAGCAGCATGGCCCCACGGGGCTCATCGGCACTGATGCCATTTGCGCAGAAACCGTGGCGCGGGGCGTGGGCGAAGAAACCGGAGCCGTGATTGGCCCCACCATTAACGTGGGCATGGCGCTGCACCACACCGCCTTTCCTGGCAGCATGAGTCTGCGACCCAGTACGCTCATCGCGCTGATTCAAGACTATGTAAAACCGCTAGCCCGCTATGGGTTTGAGCGGTTCTTTTTCATTAACGGGCACGGTGGCAATGTGGCGACACTCAAGGCCGCTTTCTCAGAAACGTATGCCCATCTGGCCGATCTAGGGCTGGAAAATTCAGGACGGGTACGATGCAAGGTCGCGAACTGGTACATGGCGCGCTCGGTGTATGCGATCGCGAAGGAACTCTACGGCCACCAAGAAGGCTCCCACGCCACCCCCAGCGAAGTCGCCCTGACCCAATTCGCCTATCCTGACCACATCAAACAGGCCGAACTGAACCCGCAAATCGCCCCGTCGGGCTACCCCATCTACAGCGCCACCGATTTTCGCCAGCATTATCCCGATGGCCGCATGGGCTCTAACCCCGCCCTCGCCACCCCCGAGCACGGTCAGCGCTTGTACGAAGCCGCTGTCAAAGAACTCAGCAGTGACTATCTGCAATTTCTCGCCGCCGAGTAA